The following are encoded together in the Strongyloides ratti genome assembly S_ratti_ED321, chromosome : 2 genome:
- a CDS encoding V-type proton ATPase 16 kDa proteolipid subunit yields the protein MSYDLKTAESPAYAPFFGYMGAASAQIFTVLGAAYGTAKSAVGICSMGVMRPELIMKSVIPVIMAGIIGIYGLVVAMVLKGKVKASSAGYDLNSGFAHLAAGLTCGLCGLGAGYAIGIVGDAGVRGTAQQPRLFVGMILILIFSEVLGLYGMIVALILGTS from the exons ATGTCTTACGATCTTAAAACCGCTGAAAGCCCAGCTTATGCTCCATTCTTCGGATATATGGGAGCTGCTTCTGCTCAAATCTTCACTGTTTTGGGAGCTGCTTATGGAACAGCCAAGTCTGCTGTTGGTATTTGCTCCATGGGAGTTATGCGTCCAGAACTTATCATGAAATCTGTCATTCCAGTTATTATGGCTGGTATTATTGGTATTTATGGACTTGTCGTAGCTATGGTATTGAAAGGAAAAGTAAAGGCTTCCTCTGCAGGGTATGACTTAAACAGTGGATTCGCTCATCTTGCTGCTGGACTTACATGTGGTCTTTGCGGACTTGGTGCTGGCTATGCTATTGGTATTGTTGGAGATGCTGGTGTCAGAGGAACTGCACAACAACCAAGACTCTTTGTTGGTATGATTCTCATTCTTATTTTCTCTGAA gtTTTGGGACTTTACGGTATGATTGTTGCTTTGATTCTTGGAACCTCATAA
- a CDS encoding V-type proton ATPase 16 kDa proteolipid subunit, translating into MASTVDPQLIAAEQAMYAPFFGSLGVTAAMIFTAAGSAYGTAKSGTGIASMSVARPDLVMKAIIPVVMAGIVAIYGLVVAVIISGRIGPGGKDYTVNAAFSQFAGGLVCGLCGLGAGYAIGIAGDAGVRGLSQQPRLFVGMILILIFAEVLGLYGMIVALILGAT; encoded by the coding sequence ATGGCTTCAACAGTGGATCCTCAGCTAATTGCAGCTGAGCAAGCTATGTATGCTCCATTCTTTGGATCACTTGGGGTAACTGCTGCTATGATATTTACAGCTGCTGGTTCTGCATATGGTACAGCTAAATCTGGTACAGGCATTGCTTCTATGTCAGTTGCCAGGCCTGATCTCGTTATGAAAGCAATTATTCCTGTTGTTATGGCAGGTATTGTAGCTATTTATGGTCTTGTTGTGGCCGTTATTATTTCTGGTAGAATTGGTCCTGGTGGTAAAGATTATACAGTCAATGCAGCTTTTTCACAATTTGCTGGTGGACTTGTATGTGGACTTTGTGGTCTTGGTGCTGGATATGCTATTGGTATTGCAGGTGATGCTGGAGTTAGAGGACTTTCACAACAACCAAGACTTTTTGTTGGCATGATTTTGATTCTTATTTTTGCTGAAGTCCTTGGACTTTATGGAATGATTGTTGCTTTAATTTTGGGAGCtacataa
- a CDS encoding TPM domain-containing protein: MSLPKKVIFLSFIFFLVYLVKINNGEEDGRFTNIFEDYEVCREAMGFGKTKFVCDPDHSLKLDTIAKLEALLRELQLNVKCPCALGCSSRGQLGSDKFIGLLQVTTHDKINRTGKVFKEAAKEIFDKEMLGNNECDNGIVILFTRDNNQLAVYSGEGKFTVLNQSDLNKIHDFATKGVLPEHGIALQAVLQSMNIANGNDVEEVKKSENTPMIIGFLIALLLFFIILALLLSLCLSKTCCCFTDKHKERKGEYTVNPDHSNIIRSPEPVYVVPPTEYHMSQIHEDAIYSSPYAIPPIYTISRPTTPSSIHLNKIKPIPIYGDINTLGKNVSPLKSSLSPMSPSKNTKTTISDDGSSSTLPIVNDHPHDGTYQFLDPRRSMEIQTKEDFIE, translated from the exons gtttatcttgtaaaaataaacaatggAGAGGAAGATGGTagatttacaaatatttttgaagatTATGAAGTTTGTAGGGAAGCAATGGGTTTTGGTAAAACTAAATTTGTCTGTGATCCAGAtcattcattaaaattagatACTATTGCTAAACTTGAGGCACTTTTAAGAGAATTACAGTTAAATGTAAAATGTCCTTGTGCACTTGGATGTTCATCTCGTGGGCAATTGGGAagtgataaatttattggtTTATTACAAGTTACTACACATGACAAAATTAATAGAACTGGAAAAGTATTTAAAGAAGCTgcaaaagaaatatttgataagGAAATGTTAGGAAATAATGAATGTGACAATGGCATTGTTATTCTTTTTACAAGAGATAACAATCAA ttagcTGTCTATAGTGGAGAAGGTAAATTTACAGTTTTAAATCAATCggatttgaataaaattcaTGATTTTGCCACAAAAGGTGTCCTCCCTGAACATGGTATTGCTCTTCAAGCAGTTCTTCAATCCATGAATATTGCCAATGGAAATGATGTAGAAGAAGTAAAAAAATCAGAAAATACTCCTATGATTATTGGATTTTTAATTGcacttcttttattttttataatattagcACTTCTACTATCATTATGCCTTTCTAAAACATGTTGTTGTTTTACTGATAAGCATAAAGAAAGAAAAGGAGAGTATACTGTTAATCCAGACCattcaaatataataagaTCTCCTGAACCAGTATATGTTGTCCCACCAACAGAATATCATATGTCACAAATTCATGAAGATGCCATTTATTCTTCACCATATGCTATTCCACCAATTTATACAATATCTAGGCCAACTACACCATCATcaattcatttaaataaaattaaaccaATACCTATATATGGTGATATAAATACATTAGGAAAAAATGTATCACCTTTAAAAAGTTCTCTTTCTCCAATGTCTCCAAGTAAAAATACTAAAACAACCATTTCTGATGATGGTTCCAGTTCAACACTACCAATTGTAAATGATCATCCACATGATGGTACGTATCAATTTTTAGATCCAAGAAGAAGTATGGAAATTCAGACAAAAGAAGATTTTAtagaatga